One segment of Paenibacillus sp. FSL R7-0337 DNA contains the following:
- a CDS encoding DUF4352 domain-containing protein, translating to MKRIVLALILISTLLVAGCGSNQPTETVEYASTASPEPTSADSAATSSNQETTTTQPLAGHLWKTEYKGLLIQINSAEMTKDVFDNEFLVFDLTVQNGTEHDLDISGRDFTLLTINKELLQYDPTAETVDTADNQTTTILSGGKRTLRVGFVAQPQDVSELIFNVGPNAVYRITSFDGGLTSPEGPTAAPEASSSADNAPAIEGGNAKSDDFIFEDNYTGYLNALIEAINSGDFSLVEIHLLYDSDLYTQQQKLVQTLSEKGTREELAEYEIQSTSYDEETGTLTMKVREQIKVIAADGTDKTTDNVWTYTALQVDQGVFQFSSIAKVEQ from the coding sequence ATGAAACGTATCGTTCTCGCTTTGATTCTTATTTCTACGCTTCTCGTGGCCGGATGCGGGTCCAATCAACCGACAGAAACAGTTGAGTATGCCAGCACAGCCAGCCCGGAACCGACTTCGGCAGACAGCGCAGCCACTAGCAGTAACCAGGAAACTACTACCACTCAACCTCTGGCAGGGCATCTCTGGAAGACAGAATACAAGGGGCTGCTCATCCAGATCAACAGCGCCGAAATGACCAAGGATGTGTTTGACAATGAGTTTTTGGTCTTTGATCTCACGGTACAGAACGGCACAGAACACGACCTTGACATTTCCGGCAGAGATTTCACCCTGCTCACAATCAACAAGGAGCTGCTGCAGTACGATCCTACGGCTGAAACCGTGGATACTGCTGACAACCAAACGACAACCATCCTTTCCGGAGGGAAACGAACGCTCAGGGTCGGCTTCGTGGCCCAGCCCCAGGATGTGAGCGAGCTGATCTTTAATGTCGGCCCTAACGCGGTATATCGCATCACCTCATTTGACGGTGGGCTGACTTCCCCTGAAGGTCCAACCGCTGCACCGGAAGCTTCGTCAAGCGCCGACAACGCACCCGCCATTGAAGGCGGAAACGCCAAGTCCGACGATTTCATTTTCGAGGACAACTACACCGGATACCTGAACGCCCTGATCGAAGCGATCAACAGCGGCGACTTTTCGCTCGTAGAGATCCATTTGCTGTACGACAGCGACCTCTACACCCAACAGCAAAAGCTTGTTCAAACGCTCAGCGAGAAGGGCACCCGTGAGGAACTGGCAGAATACGAGATACAATCGACATCCTACGATGAGGAGACTGGCACGCTCACGATGAAGGTACGGGAGCAGATCAAGGTCATTGCGGCGGACGGTACAGATAAAACAACCGACAACGTATGGACGTATACAGCCCTTCAGGTCGATCAGGGAGTCTTTCAATTCAGTTCGATAGCCAAGGTTGAGCAATAG
- a CDS encoding DUF927 domain-containing protein, whose protein sequence is MVSANNNNLANPSAPYFIDGNTLYKRNDDASYTLISRRVEIIRRLLNDDTGKITLELSFDYAGSSHTIEISRGLLTRRKISELLVYGVDVSDQKASAIVEWLSYQEEHLPIERVHSTVGFDFSQSPPVFKHYQAIGMDSKYTGPLQIHPKGTYEDWHLLVKEEVMGHPPLELALVLGLCAPVASCINHISGGEVLLFHLCGNSTQGKTTAVMLSISTFGTPIVGHSSLLKDWNGTRNAVLAQLRDIQGLPVAFDEGSMLEGEYGNLIYQLASGKDKSRLDSEGTLRRSGQWSGSIISNGERSLSRSSSKNAGSQIRITELSNIPWTQSAENANRLKEGLLRHHGHAGPRFVEYLLTQGLDQLDMRRRSWSKRIEAEFSNADTFTQRLSDKIAILLVTAELANEAFGWGLDVQAISSLLISATAQASGQRDIGKHAYQYLMECIHMHENHFYVDDVPPSIEPVWGKWIVKDQSLKEIYIFPTVFQSLMKQGGFENPSTILQLWKVEGLLDCESNKLTRKKVLSASSSSRVHVVRMVESADSDPV, encoded by the coding sequence ATGGTTAGCGCCAATAACAACAATCTAGCAAACCCAAGCGCCCCATATTTTATTGATGGGAATACCTTATACAAAAGAAATGATGATGCCTCCTACACTCTTATCTCTAGAAGGGTTGAAATCATACGTCGGCTACTCAATGATGACACGGGCAAAATCACCTTAGAGTTGTCTTTTGATTACGCAGGCTCCAGTCACACGATAGAGATTTCAAGAGGCCTGCTTACCCGGAGAAAGATCTCAGAGCTTTTGGTGTACGGGGTCGATGTGTCCGATCAGAAGGCTTCGGCTATTGTAGAATGGCTTAGTTATCAGGAGGAACACCTTCCAATTGAACGGGTTCATTCCACCGTTGGCTTTGATTTCTCACAGAGTCCACCTGTATTTAAGCATTACCAGGCCATCGGGATGGATTCAAAATACACCGGTCCGCTGCAGATTCATCCCAAAGGGACCTACGAAGACTGGCATCTTCTAGTAAAGGAAGAGGTCATGGGCCATCCACCTTTGGAATTAGCACTCGTCTTGGGACTGTGCGCCCCTGTCGCTTCATGTATCAATCATATTTCGGGCGGGGAGGTGTTGCTGTTTCACCTTTGCGGAAACAGCACGCAAGGGAAAACGACGGCAGTCATGCTCAGTATCTCTACATTCGGCACTCCAATTGTCGGCCACTCCAGCCTGCTCAAGGATTGGAACGGAACCCGTAATGCGGTTCTTGCCCAGTTGAGGGATATACAGGGCCTTCCCGTCGCCTTTGACGAAGGCTCCATGCTGGAGGGCGAATACGGAAACCTGATTTACCAGTTGGCATCGGGTAAGGACAAAAGCCGTCTGGACAGCGAAGGAACGCTTCGCCGTTCCGGACAATGGAGCGGATCAATCATCTCCAACGGGGAGCGTTCGCTGAGCAGAAGCAGTTCAAAAAATGCGGGAAGCCAAATCCGCATTACCGAATTGTCCAATATTCCTTGGACGCAATCGGCGGAGAATGCGAATCGCCTCAAGGAAGGGCTTCTGAGACATCACGGACACGCGGGTCCCCGATTTGTCGAATACCTGCTCACACAGGGACTAGATCAGTTAGACATGCGTCGGAGGAGTTGGAGCAAGCGTATTGAGGCTGAGTTCTCTAATGCTGATACGTTTACCCAGCGCCTATCCGACAAGATCGCCATCCTCTTGGTGACCGCCGAACTGGCGAACGAGGCGTTTGGTTGGGGTTTAGATGTACAGGCCATCTCCAGTCTTCTAATCTCCGCCACCGCTCAAGCTAGCGGGCAGAGAGATATAGGCAAGCATGCCTACCAATATCTAATGGAATGCATTCACATGCACGAGAACCATTTCTATGTGGATGATGTGCCCCCGTCCATTGAACCTGTCTGGGGAAAATGGATTGTGAAAGACCAATCCTTAAAAGAAATATATATCTTCCCTACTGTTTTTCAATCGCTCATGAAACAAGGTGGGTTTGAAAATCCGTCAACCATTCTTCAGCTCTGGAAGGTTGAAGGCCTACTTGACTGCGAAAGCAACAAATTAACACGGAAGAAGGTCCTTTCTGCCTCTTCCAGTTCTCGTGTCCATGTCGTCAGGATGGTTGAATCCGCCGATTCTGATCCAGTCTGA
- a CDS encoding recombinase family protein yields the protein MTLTPRKRTRAPVNVLNHVEFPPIIIEGIAFYIRVSTSEQAELGFSIEAQLEELRRRARAEHKVVFKEYVDAGISGKSMGKRPALQDMLQDIESGKIREVWVWRLDRLSRKLADITFLTETFNRHDVIFRSVTEKEFDMSTASGRMTMHMMGSIAEYQRSIIVENVKMGMKQRAREGKWNGGQVLGYDGVEVSSGKQVEIVLKPNSMEAEVVRKIFHLYAEGQGLRSIANQMNREGHRTKPGNFFSSVAIKTIINNPVYIGKIRYNVREDWSEKRRKGINPNPMIEDGIHEPIISMELWDVVQALFQKKSFSPPRTFDGTYPLVGLMRCPQCGATLGAHRVCDTLKDGRKVVRRYYVCTAFRNGGRRVCSSNSVKADDVERYVFDRLAEVVQRPKIVEDVVRKLNKDRTVNVVPLQKEQEAIDKEIAAIDAQRKKYFKLYERDGVDEGLLIERLSEFKEQNERLLERKTDVEQRLMECASDPIPVKQVQQLLGQFHSLLHSSPPETQKTLFQSVIRQIRFGVPKDMRTIELEFNPQVQQHFFELAPSAETAEGAFAVHRQKSPSRYTIII from the coding sequence ATGACCCTCACCCCCAGAAAAAGGACAAGGGCACCCGTCAACGTACTAAATCATGTGGAGTTTCCGCCAATCATCATTGAGGGGATAGCCTTCTACATTCGCGTCAGCACTAGCGAACAGGCCGAGCTTGGCTTCAGCATAGAGGCGCAGCTCGAGGAACTGCGAAGGCGCGCCAGAGCAGAGCATAAGGTCGTGTTCAAGGAATATGTGGATGCCGGAATTTCCGGTAAATCCATGGGCAAGCGCCCTGCCCTTCAGGACATGCTTCAGGACATCGAGAGCGGCAAAATCCGCGAGGTCTGGGTATGGCGCTTGGACCGGCTTTCACGCAAGCTTGCCGACATCACCTTCCTCACGGAAACCTTTAATCGCCATGACGTAATATTCCGAAGCGTGACCGAAAAAGAGTTCGACATGTCAACCGCTTCCGGCAGAATGACGATGCACATGATGGGCTCCATCGCCGAGTACCAGCGGAGCATTATTGTCGAGAACGTCAAGATGGGGATGAAGCAGCGAGCACGGGAAGGCAAGTGGAACGGCGGACAGGTGCTGGGCTACGATGGTGTGGAAGTTTCCTCTGGCAAACAGGTAGAAATCGTACTCAAACCCAACTCCATGGAAGCCGAAGTTGTGCGCAAAATCTTTCATCTGTACGCGGAGGGCCAGGGCCTGCGGAGCATTGCCAACCAGATGAACCGGGAGGGCCACCGGACCAAGCCGGGGAATTTCTTTAGCAGCGTAGCGATTAAGACAATCATCAACAATCCGGTCTACATCGGGAAGATCCGCTACAATGTGCGGGAGGACTGGAGCGAGAAGCGGCGCAAAGGCATCAATCCTAACCCGATGATCGAGGACGGGATTCACGAACCGATCATTTCTATGGAACTGTGGGATGTGGTGCAGGCCCTTTTCCAGAAAAAGTCCTTTTCCCCTCCCCGCACCTTTGACGGTACGTATCCACTGGTTGGCCTGATGCGCTGCCCGCAGTGCGGGGCCACGCTAGGCGCGCATCGCGTATGCGACACTCTGAAGGACGGGAGAAAAGTGGTGAGGCGTTATTACGTCTGCACCGCCTTCCGAAACGGAGGCCGTCGGGTATGCAGTTCCAACTCCGTCAAAGCCGACGACGTCGAGCGGTACGTGTTCGATCGGCTGGCCGAGGTCGTCCAGAGGCCGAAAATTGTGGAGGACGTTGTGCGAAAGTTGAACAAAGATCGGACCGTGAACGTGGTTCCATTACAAAAGGAACAGGAAGCAATCGACAAGGAAATAGCCGCCATTGACGCTCAGCGCAAGAAATACTTCAAACTTTACGAAAGGGATGGTGTGGACGAGGGCCTGTTAATTGAGAGGTTAAGCGAGTTCAAGGAACAGAACGAACGCCTCCTTGAGCGTAAAACCGACGTAGAGCAGCGGCTCATGGAGTGCGCCTCCGACCCGATTCCGGTAAAGCAGGTGCAGCAGTTGCTAGGCCAATTCCACTCACTGCTGCATTCTTCTCCCCCGGAAACACAGAAGACCCTTTTCCAGAGCGTCATCAGGCAGATTCGCTTCGGCGTCCCAAAGGACATGCGTACCATCGAACTGGAATTCAACCCGCAGGTGCAACAGCATTTTTTTGAACTGGCCCCTTCTGCCGAAACGGCGGAAGGGGCTTTTGCTGTGCATCGGCAAAAGTCCCCTTCGAGGTACACTATCATTATATAG
- the rlmH gene encoding 23S rRNA (pseudouridine(1915)-N(3))-methyltransferase RlmH translates to MLIQLISVGKLKEKYLTLGIAEYAKRLTPYLKFQMIEVADEKAPDNLSDAEVIQVKVREGERILAQIKSEAHVIALAIDGKLWSSEELAAEIDRLGTYGTSHVVFVIGGSHGLSDEVMRRAQQRMSFGRMTLPHQLMRLVLVEQVYRAVKINRGEPYHK, encoded by the coding sequence ATGTTAATACAACTGATAAGCGTAGGCAAATTGAAGGAAAAGTATCTGACGCTCGGCATCGCGGAATATGCCAAACGGCTCACGCCCTACCTCAAGTTCCAGATGATAGAGGTGGCGGATGAGAAGGCCCCTGATAACCTCAGCGATGCAGAGGTTATTCAGGTGAAGGTACGCGAGGGTGAGCGTATCCTCGCGCAGATTAAGAGCGAGGCGCATGTCATTGCGCTCGCGATTGACGGCAAGCTCTGGAGCTCCGAGGAGCTTGCCGCCGAGATTGACCGGCTCGGCACCTACGGGACGAGCCATGTCGTCTTCGTCATCGGAGGCAGCCACGGGCTCTCCGATGAGGTGATGCGCCGCGCCCAGCAGCGCATGAGCTTCGGCCGCATGACGCTGCCCCATCAGCTCATGCGGCTGGTGCTGGTGGAGCAGGTTTACCGGGCGGTGAAGATAAATCGGGGGGAACCGTATCATAAGTAG
- a CDS encoding DUF4179 domain-containing protein, which produces MIRMKRNEMMQQCAQTQCPAADQRRSSRPKLSATVVAVMTTAALVLSPFAVTGQALAAPAAAAKPQAALAPFVNPKFQNYKQVEYAIKHNLVQPLNTVVTKDGYKLTMNGFIADKYELIILFTAQADSNRAFTSQGSIAHELQLTDVITGKVISGKKMNDAGVYGVSPAKQNNIMYGTAVIRLTTPLTTAPQKVAAEFQLTSLTTSELKQVDALEAQMMAEAKKAYQANPEDKASKTSPELLKKYNALKAKVKKSPPLKAVFAIDPKVWEQESLTLTPEETVDMAGHPIKVNMELTPFTTITTLTSDEAVFTDKAFKEKFNNNYYPSLLIMSGNGEYKPQEGSTYYTYSDHKLTIISESYFLLDKPQSLRLDFTNMKDRKITQQLIIDLSKQ; this is translated from the coding sequence ATGATTAGAATGAAGCGGAATGAAATGATGCAACAATGTGCACAGACGCAATGCCCGGCAGCAGATCAGCGGCGGTCCTCCAGACCCAAGCTGTCGGCTACAGTCGTCGCAGTCATGACAACAGCAGCGCTGGTGCTGAGTCCTTTTGCCGTGACTGGTCAAGCGTTGGCCGCTCCGGCGGCAGCCGCGAAGCCGCAGGCAGCGCTGGCCCCTTTTGTGAACCCGAAGTTTCAGAATTATAAGCAGGTCGAATATGCCATCAAGCATAATTTGGTCCAGCCCTTGAATACAGTTGTCACAAAAGATGGCTACAAGTTGACGATGAATGGCTTTATCGCTGACAAATATGAGCTGATTATTCTTTTTACCGCCCAGGCCGACAGCAACCGTGCATTCACGTCTCAAGGATCGATAGCGCATGAACTGCAATTGACGGATGTCATTACGGGGAAGGTCATCAGCGGCAAGAAAATGAATGATGCTGGGGTTTATGGCGTAAGCCCGGCTAAGCAAAACAATATCATGTACGGCACGGCTGTCATCCGTCTAACGACTCCATTAACCACGGCTCCCCAAAAAGTAGCTGCGGAGTTTCAGCTAACCTCGTTAACCACTAGTGAGCTGAAACAGGTAGATGCATTGGAGGCGCAGATGATGGCAGAGGCTAAAAAAGCCTATCAGGCTAATCCCGAGGACAAAGCGTCCAAAACGAGTCCTGAGCTGCTGAAGAAGTATAACGCGCTGAAGGCCAAAGTGAAGAAGAGTCCGCCGCTGAAGGCAGTCTTCGCGATCGATCCTAAGGTCTGGGAGCAGGAATCTCTAACCCTGACGCCGGAAGAGACCGTGGATATGGCTGGACATCCGATTAAAGTGAACATGGAACTGACACCATTCACAACAATCACGACTCTAACCTCAGATGAGGCTGTGTTTACGGATAAAGCTTTTAAGGAGAAATTCAACAATAATTACTACCCATCACTATTGATTATGAGCGGAAACGGTGAGTACAAACCGCAAGAGGGTAGTACTTATTATACGTATTCAGATCATAAACTGACCATCATATCGGAAAGCTACTTCCTGCTCGACAAACCGCAATCGCTTCGCCTGGACTTCACTAATATGAAAGACCGTAAGATTACACAGCAGTTGATTATTGATTTGTCTAAGCAATAA
- a CDS encoding EcsC family protein: MALNEQAITKALDWAYEKAVTGGIPGTSDAYELAEEFLQKKGSSDDQINALIRWQNTKSATSGFLTGLGGGVTLPAAIPANLASVLYIQLRMIAAIAIMSGRDVKEDQVRTMAYLCLCGNGITDILKDVGIVVGKKAAQSALRNLSGKVLININKKVGFRLLTKFGTKGVINLSKMIPLVGGVTGAVFDGVSTHIVGNTARKLFAE, translated from the coding sequence TTGGCACTCAATGAACAGGCGATAACCAAAGCATTGGATTGGGCATATGAAAAAGCAGTAACAGGAGGCATTCCGGGAACAAGTGATGCCTACGAGTTGGCCGAAGAGTTTTTGCAGAAAAAAGGGAGCTCGGACGACCAGATCAACGCACTGATTCGCTGGCAAAACACCAAGAGCGCGACGAGCGGTTTCCTGACTGGCTTGGGAGGGGGTGTCACGCTTCCAGCAGCCATTCCGGCAAATTTGGCCTCGGTTCTCTACATTCAGCTCAGAATGATCGCGGCCATCGCCATCATGTCCGGGCGAGACGTGAAGGAAGACCAGGTCCGCACGATGGCCTACCTTTGCCTGTGCGGGAACGGGATCACAGACATTTTGAAGGACGTGGGCATCGTCGTAGGCAAAAAGGCGGCGCAAAGCGCCCTGCGTAACCTGTCCGGCAAGGTGCTCATCAACATCAACAAAAAGGTGGGCTTCCGCCTGCTCACCAAGTTCGGAACCAAAGGTGTCATCAATCTTTCCAAAATGATTCCGCTGGTGGGCGGCGTAACCGGTGCGGTCTTCGACGGTGTCTCTACCCACATTGTCGGCAACACTGCCCGCAAGCTGTTTGCGGAATAA
- a CDS encoding HNH endonuclease yields MENKIDKAFKLWKKRMKNNHINAICKPCWELNYCPYGSLVESFPITDNEEYRCRVFGHTCPAYIVAEPFTETKKLRSITRNIPQSVKFKVFRRDNQVCQKCGKNTGFEEINFDHIIPWSKGGSSDESNIRLLCETCNKKRGNKYADEYLIPVFQEIFHEPSPIDLLMLEDLLKLVSLWFHILKRTGVSPNENDYCKIIQTEDFETDKFMFFLVSQIVELLTSEESFIKVQKMIKALRFRWGINQGESHNIDETCKKFKVNVKHYVDSEMLLLRRLGFVLEKDLQNSNAYYQLNSSLLEFIEKNHIVI; encoded by the coding sequence ATGGAAAATAAAATAGATAAGGCTTTTAAACTTTGGAAAAAAAGAATGAAGAATAACCACATAAATGCAATTTGTAAACCTTGTTGGGAATTAAACTACTGCCCTTATGGGTCGCTTGTTGAAAGTTTTCCTATTACAGATAACGAAGAATATCGTTGTAGAGTTTTTGGACATACTTGTCCAGCATATATAGTTGCTGAACCATTTACAGAAACAAAGAAGCTTCGAAGTATTACAAGAAATATACCTCAATCAGTAAAATTCAAAGTATTTAGAAGAGATAACCAGGTTTGCCAAAAATGTGGTAAGAATACGGGGTTTGAAGAAATAAACTTTGATCATATAATCCCTTGGTCTAAAGGTGGTTCCTCGGACGAAAGCAATATTCGTTTGTTATGCGAAACATGTAATAAAAAGCGTGGGAATAAGTATGCAGATGAGTATCTAATACCGGTTTTCCAAGAAATATTTCATGAACCATCACCGATAGATCTTCTGATGCTTGAAGATTTATTGAAATTAGTATCATTATGGTTCCATATTCTAAAGAGAACGGGCGTTTCCCCAAATGAAAATGATTATTGTAAAATCATTCAAACTGAGGATTTTGAAACTGATAAATTTATGTTTTTTCTAGTTTCGCAGATCGTGGAGTTATTAACAAGTGAGGAATCTTTTATTAAAGTTCAAAAGATGATTAAAGCTCTACGGTTTCGATGGGGAATCAACCAAGGTGAAAGCCATAACATTGATGAGACGTGCAAAAAATTCAAAGTTAATGTGAAGCACTATGTTGATTCAGAGATGCTTCTTTTAAGAAGATTGGGATTTGTATTGGAGAAAGACTTACAAAATTCAAATGCATATTACCAATTAAATTCAAGTTTATTAGAATTCATTGAGAAAAACCATATAGTTATATAG
- a CDS encoding copper amine oxidase N-terminal domain-containing protein, protein MKKLKSLFIASVAALILLSGTVSAASVKLNVNGTAVTSPSFIQQGTTFFGLRELLNALGVSQIKWDAKTQTVTAVKGDTTVSVTVGKKQVYKNGKLYKELEVPAQSIQNKVYLPARAMAEAFGYSVSFNNSFRIHGRDCHVVTGPQSVR, encoded by the coding sequence ATGAAAAAACTCAAATCATTATTTATAGCCTCTGTCGCTGCCCTAATTCTTCTAAGCGGCACAGTCTCCGCAGCTTCGGTCAAGCTCAACGTCAACGGAACAGCAGTTACAAGCCCTTCCTTCATCCAGCAAGGCACCACTTTCTTCGGACTGCGGGAGCTGCTCAACGCCTTGGGTGTCAGCCAGATCAAGTGGGATGCCAAGACGCAGACCGTCACCGCAGTCAAGGGAGATACCACGGTGAGCGTGACTGTCGGCAAAAAGCAGGTTTACAAGAACGGGAAACTGTACAAAGAGTTGGAAGTTCCCGCTCAGTCCATTCAAAATAAAGTGTACCTCCCTGCTCGAGCGATGGCTGAGGCTTTTGGGTACAGCGTGAGCTTCAACAACAGCTTCCGCATCCACGGACGGGATTGCCACGTTGTCACTGGCCCTCAATCAGTACGCTAG
- a CDS encoding toll/interleukin-1 receptor domain-containing protein: MELNRDYVWECDYGVRRPLIPVLRKLLFEQDASSLQMVSLMVNNIPYYLEFYLIVSYDVPQEGHIKTMIDRLSALGLRYRPDITYDDLFDEIANRRFDLKTISKGDEVESNFNSGIFYFAEKDYLQSQGYVIKPLGNKVPVFLSHSSRDKPEIEDLIPYLNGAGLPVWFDKVSIDYGESITEAIERGIDKSGAVLFWITKEFLNSNWCKTERRNFLSRHSGYNDVLVISIISDDIDIRTEVPTFLRDLKALVRPKNQDISLIAREIIPVLKKYLEVMQ; this comes from the coding sequence GTGGAATTAAATAGAGATTATGTGTGGGAATGTGACTACGGCGTAAGAAGACCTCTTATTCCAGTTTTAAGAAAATTGTTGTTTGAACAAGATGCTTCTTCTTTACAGATGGTAAGCTTAATGGTGAACAATATACCATATTATTTAGAGTTTTACTTAATTGTAAGTTATGATGTTCCCCAAGAGGGTCATATCAAAACTATGATAGATAGACTATCCGCTCTAGGATTACGTTACAGGCCTGATATTACATATGATGATTTATTTGATGAAATAGCAAATAGAAGGTTTGACTTGAAGACTATATCCAAAGGCGATGAAGTGGAGTCTAATTTTAACTCTGGGATTTTTTATTTTGCTGAGAAGGATTATTTACAATCTCAAGGATATGTTATTAAACCACTTGGTAATAAAGTTCCTGTATTTTTAAGTCATTCATCAAGAGACAAGCCTGAGATTGAAGACTTAATTCCTTATTTAAATGGTGCAGGCCTTCCAGTATGGTTTGATAAAGTTAGTATTGATTATGGCGAGTCAATTACAGAAGCTATTGAAAGAGGTATAGATAAATCAGGCGCAGTACTCTTTTGGATAACCAAGGAGTTCCTTAATTCAAACTGGTGCAAGACTGAAAGAAGAAATTTTTTAAGTCGTCATTCTGGCTACAATGATGTATTAGTAATAAGTATTATTTCAGATGATATTGATATACGAACTGAAGTACCTACATTTTTGAGAGATCTTAAAGCTTTAGTAAGACCAAAAAATCAAGATATCTCTCTAATTGCAAGGGAAATTATTCCGGTTTTAAAGAAGTATCTTGAGGTTATGCAATAA
- a CDS encoding helix-turn-helix domain-containing protein: MKSDPSVHLKKENTIDLRTACVHLHHQEGLTAREISDLKGISTRTVQRYLKAHKENKVEFLRPKQMGRIPLASKTNVSHYLEKTPQEFGYLFSEWQPAMLSQETKSSYATCRRLLKSRNNQKSLQGGKEADESKTTNVRWAIHFFKFGNNLGKKTLKIDYVNDLYCFVVLNLDYYDKTEHEDFSEDNNDESFADPDPFYLKIKTISRGRPRTQEWKENFQRAYSSFLDQAIHFIYNNYGRNSKIFFQYNATNRSTLPTFRLRKRHGYSDSFPSVQAFFFDPNDQTFLKDMKKLNGLLEKQLNELTFIDNKSLTSLKRYSTAWLMSLK; encoded by the coding sequence ATGAAATCTGATCCATCGGTTCATCTAAAAAAAGAAAATACTATAGACTTACGGACAGCCTGTGTACATCTACATCATCAGGAAGGGCTTACCGCCAGGGAAATATCCGATTTGAAGGGAATAAGCACAAGAACTGTCCAGCGATATTTGAAAGCGCATAAAGAAAACAAAGTGGAATTTCTTAGACCAAAACAAATGGGTAGAATCCCTTTGGCTTCGAAGACTAACGTCAGTCATTATCTTGAGAAAACTCCGCAAGAATTCGGATATTTATTTTCGGAATGGCAACCGGCAATGTTGAGTCAAGAAACCAAGAGTTCTTACGCTACCTGCCGAAGACTTCTGAAATCTAGAAACAACCAGAAATCTCTCCAAGGCGGTAAAGAAGCGGATGAGTCTAAGACTACTAACGTGAGATGGGCTATTCATTTCTTCAAATTTGGAAACAACTTGGGTAAAAAAACCTTGAAAATCGATTACGTCAATGATCTGTATTGTTTTGTAGTACTGAATCTAGATTACTACGATAAGACTGAGCATGAAGATTTCAGTGAAGATAACAATGATGAGTCCTTTGCTGACCCTGATCCCTTTTATTTGAAAATCAAAACCATTTCTAGGGGAAGGCCCCGTACGCAAGAGTGGAAAGAGAATTTCCAGCGGGCGTATTCATCCTTTTTGGATCAGGCTATTCATTTCATTTACAATAATTATGGTAGGAATTCAAAAATATTTTTCCAATACAATGCAACAAACCGCTCTACACTACCGACCTTTAGACTAAGGAAAAGACATGGCTATAGCGATTCCTTTCCATCCGTGCAAGCCTTTTTCTTTGATCCAAATGACCAAACCTTTCTTAAGGACATGAAAAAGTTGAATGGTCTTTTAGAGAAACAGTTGAATGAACTTACCTTTATTGATAATAAAAGCCTAACCTCACTCAAGAGATACTCGACAGCTTGGTTGATGAGTCTAAAATGA
- a CDS encoding JAB domain-containing protein — MSKNNVAKRIEFVSLRMVREKTSLLYPQRIIRKPDDAARLFRQFMEDCDREVFCVMTLDTKNQPNAFQIISVGTLNASLVHPREVFKVCMLSNAASLMCFHNHPSGNPVPSPQDIEITERLRDSGTLLGIDLLDHIIIGDGSFVSMKERGLM, encoded by the coding sequence ATGAGTAAAAATAATGTTGCCAAGCGAATTGAGTTTGTCTCCCTTCGCATGGTCCGTGAGAAAACTTCATTGCTCTATCCTCAGCGTATTATCCGTAAACCTGACGATGCTGCTAGATTGTTCCGCCAGTTTATGGAGGACTGTGACAGGGAAGTATTCTGCGTCATGACACTGGATACCAAAAATCAACCGAACGCCTTCCAGATCATTTCAGTAGGCACCCTGAATGCCTCTTTGGTGCATCCACGTGAAGTGTTCAAAGTCTGTATGCTTTCCAATGCCGCATCCCTGATGTGTTTTCACAATCACCCTTCAGGTAATCCAGTTCCGAGTCCGCAAGATATTGAGATTACCGAACGCCTTCGTGATAGCGGAACACTGCTCGGTATCGACCTTCTGGATCACATTATCATCGGTGATGGCAGTTTCGTAAGTATGAAGGAACGAGGGCTGATGTGA